One Bradyrhizobium sp. CCGB12 genomic window carries:
- the acnA gene encoding aconitate hydratase AcnA, with the protein MTDLSVADKTYRIADLGGAMGDDLTRLPVILRILLENVLRNAGEERDEAVAAIRDWLAHGTSEREIAFQPARILMHDTTCGPALVDIAGLRASLAEAGGDPNRLNPVLPVDVSTDHSIGVDVFARKDALQQNMQHELKRNAERYRFMKWATSALSGVRVHPPGTGIMHTLNLERLASVVTRFDRDGTPWAAPDTLIGTDSHTPMINGIGVLAWGVGGLEAESVMFGMPVMLRVPDVIGVRLTGSLREGVLATDLALSVTERLRRIDLADRFVEFYGPGVATLSAGDRAVVANMTPEFGANSGYFPIDRQTLDYLAQTGRSPEQIALVEAYARRQHLWFDANANPRYTKTLTIDLDEVELSLAGPRRPQDRIAASRTAEALGVEATASPADAPADGAVAIAAITSCTNTSDPRLLVAAGLLARKARMFGLTPPAWVKTSLAPGSPTAENYLHRAGLMDDLEALGFGIVGYGCTTCIGNSGPLAPVMAEALTSRMIAPVAVLSGNRNFPGRVHTQVENGFLASPPLVVAFALAGDARRDILRDPIGRSSDGRDIRLADLWPTGAEIDDALAKARDARDYGSAYDAAEASVDWAALEAPGAALFPWDQASTYIRRPPFAGPGKGTRLGSYTAAPLLVLGDDITTDHISPAGAIPAAGDAGDYLVRRGESAHDLNVFASRRGNWEVMLRGLFTNKSVRNLLAPGLRPGTTIHAGTGEQMALWCAADRYADEGRSVVVVAGERYGMGSSRDWAAKGVALLGVRAVLALSFERIHRSNLIGMGVLPLRLPPGRRPEDFGLRPTDEIEIDAPIDAIRPRSGVTVRIRRDGAEIDSFDAIAAIETNLEGEILRAGGLLPLILRRALGPTPPA; encoded by the coding sequence ATGACCGACCTCTCCGTTGCGGACAAGACCTACCGCATCGCCGATCTCGGAGGTGCCATGGGTGACGATCTCACGCGCCTGCCTGTGATCTTGCGCATCCTTCTCGAAAACGTGCTGCGCAACGCCGGCGAGGAGCGCGACGAGGCCGTCGCCGCGATCCGCGATTGGCTTGCGCACGGCACCAGCGAGCGCGAGATCGCCTTCCAGCCCGCGCGTATCCTGATGCACGACACGACGTGCGGGCCGGCGCTGGTCGATATCGCAGGCCTGCGCGCTTCGCTGGCCGAGGCCGGCGGCGATCCCAACCGGCTCAATCCGGTGCTGCCGGTGGACGTCTCGACCGATCACTCCATCGGCGTCGACGTGTTCGCGCGCAAGGATGCGCTCCAGCAGAACATGCAGCATGAGCTGAAGCGCAACGCCGAGCGCTACCGGTTCATGAAATGGGCGACGTCGGCGCTGTCAGGCGTCCGCGTACATCCACCCGGCACCGGCATCATGCACACGCTCAATCTCGAGCGCCTGGCGAGCGTCGTCACCCGCTTCGATCGTGACGGCACGCCATGGGCCGCGCCCGACACGCTGATTGGCACCGACAGCCATACGCCGATGATCAACGGCATCGGCGTCTTGGCCTGGGGCGTCGGCGGCCTGGAAGCCGAGAGCGTGATGTTCGGCATGCCGGTCATGCTGCGCGTGCCCGACGTGATCGGCGTGCGCCTCACCGGCTCCTTGCGCGAGGGCGTGCTCGCGACCGATCTCGCCCTATCAGTCACCGAGCGCCTGCGTCGCATCGATCTCGCCGACCGCTTCGTCGAGTTCTACGGACCCGGTGTCGCCACGCTCTCCGCCGGCGACCGCGCCGTGGTCGCCAACATGACGCCGGAGTTCGGCGCCAATTCCGGCTACTTCCCGATCGACCGGCAGACGCTCGACTATCTCGCGCAGACCGGCCGCTCGCCCGAGCAGATCGCGCTCGTCGAGGCTTACGCACGGCGGCAGCATCTGTGGTTCGATGCCAATGCCAACCCGCGCTACACCAAGACGCTCACTATTGACCTCGACGAGGTCGAGCTTAGCCTTGCCGGTCCGCGCCGCCCGCAGGATCGCATCGCGGCGAGCCGTACCGCCGAGGCGCTCGGCGTCGAGGCCACTGCTTCCCCCGCCGATGCGCCGGCAGACGGCGCGGTCGCGATCGCCGCGATCACAAGCTGCACCAACACCTCGGACCCGCGTCTGCTGGTCGCCGCAGGCCTCCTTGCCCGCAAGGCCCGCATGTTCGGGCTGACGCCGCCCGCCTGGGTAAAGACCTCGCTCGCGCCGGGCTCGCCGACCGCCGAAAACTACCTGCATCGTGCGGGACTCATGGATGATCTCGAAGCGCTCGGCTTCGGTATCGTCGGCTATGGCTGCACCACCTGCATCGGCAATTCCGGTCCGCTTGCGCCCGTCATGGCCGAGGCCCTGACCTCGAGGATGATCGCCCCGGTCGCGGTGCTCTCGGGCAACCGCAATTTTCCCGGGCGCGTCCACACGCAGGTCGAGAACGGCTTCCTTGCTTCGCCGCCGCTGGTCGTCGCATTTGCGCTCGCAGGTGACGCGCGTCGCGATATCCTGCGCGATCCGATCGGGCGCAGCTCCGATGGCCGCGACATCAGGCTCGCCGACCTCTGGCCAACCGGCGCCGAGATCGACGATGCCCTGGCCAAGGCGCGCGACGCGAGGGACTATGGCAGCGCCTACGACGCCGCCGAGGCGAGCGTGGATTGGGCCGCGCTCGAGGCGCCCGGCGCTGCGCTATTTCCCTGGGATCAGGCCTCGACCTATATCCGCCGGCCACCGTTTGCAGGGCCCGGCAAGGGCACGCGTCTCGGCAGCTACACCGCGGCGCCGCTGCTCGTGCTCGGCGACGACATCACGACCGACCACATCTCGCCGGCCGGGGCGATCCCGGCCGCTGGCGATGCCGGCGATTATTTGGTGAGGCGCGGCGAGAGCGCGCATGATCTCAACGTCTTCGCCTCGCGCCGCGGCAACTGGGAGGTGATGCTGCGCGGCCTCTTCACCAACAAGAGCGTTCGCAATCTGCTTGCACCCGGGTTGCGTCCCGGCACCACAATTCATGCCGGCACCGGCGAGCAGATGGCGCTGTGGTGCGCGGCGGATCGTTATGCCGACGAAGGCCGCTCCGTCGTGGTGGTCGCTGGCGAGCGCTACGGCATGGGCTCGTCACGCGACTGGGCCGCCAAGGGCGTTGCGCTGCTCGGCGTGCGCGCGGTGCTGGCACTCAGTTTCGAGCGCATTCACCGTTCCAACCTGATCGGCATGGGCGTCCTTCCGCTCCGCCTCCCCCCCGGTCGCCGGCCGGAGGATTTCGGCCTCCGCCCGACCGACGAGATCGAGATCGATGCGCCGATCGACGCGATCCGCCCACGCAGCGGCGTGACCGTTCGCATTCGTC
- a CDS encoding MFS transporter, which produces MSTTSVEQSTTRKVFWRIVPYCFVLYVISYLDRANIGYAALQMNKELALTSEAFGFAAGIFFIGYFLFEIPSNLALNKYGARIWISRILITWGIVATATAFVQSATQLYVLRFLLGVAEAGFFPGIIIYLTYWFRAKEQATTVALFTAAIPVSYLLGAPLSTWIMDHVSGFGLSGWRWMLLLEGGPAVIAGIANYFIMTDRPEQACWLTAEERDWLTGELRKDHAARPNVEHLGVIAAITNPKVLFLSVIYFIYQVGNLGIGLWMPQIIKGMSGSLSNFEIGLIAMLPYAFATVAMVLWSRNSDRTGERQKHSALPLLLGAGALALTGLFVQPAVSMTLISLALAGIYAFKSPFWSLPGLFLSRSTAAVSIAAINSIGNLGGFAGPYAIGAIKDWTGSTYGGLLFLSGLLFVSFLMTWFARMESTGATRAEPAEQHA; this is translated from the coding sequence ATGTCCACGACATCCGTCGAGCAGTCCACAACGCGCAAGGTGTTCTGGCGCATCGTGCCCTACTGCTTCGTCCTCTACGTGATCTCCTATCTCGACCGCGCTAATATCGGCTATGCAGCGCTCCAGATGAACAAGGAGCTGGCGCTGACCAGCGAAGCCTTCGGCTTTGCCGCCGGCATCTTCTTCATCGGCTATTTCCTGTTCGAGATCCCGAGCAACCTTGCGCTCAACAAATATGGCGCGCGCATCTGGATCTCGCGGATCCTGATCACCTGGGGCATCGTTGCGACCGCCACCGCCTTCGTGCAGAGCGCGACGCAGCTCTACGTCCTGCGCTTTCTGCTTGGTGTCGCCGAGGCCGGATTCTTCCCCGGCATCATCATCTACCTGACCTACTGGTTCCGGGCCAAGGAGCAGGCCACCACGGTGGCGCTGTTCACTGCGGCGATCCCGGTGTCGTATCTCCTGGGCGCCCCGCTCAGCACCTGGATCATGGATCACGTCTCCGGCTTCGGCCTGAGCGGCTGGCGCTGGATGCTGCTGCTCGAGGGCGGACCCGCCGTGATCGCCGGCATCGCCAACTATTTCATCATGACCGATCGTCCCGAGCAGGCGTGCTGGCTGACGGCCGAAGAGCGCGACTGGCTCACCGGGGAGCTGCGAAAGGACCACGCCGCACGTCCCAATGTCGAGCATCTCGGCGTGATCGCCGCGATCACCAACCCGAAAGTGCTGTTCCTGTCGGTGATCTATTTCATCTACCAGGTCGGCAATCTCGGTATCGGCCTGTGGATGCCGCAGATCATCAAGGGCATGTCGGGCTCGTTGAGCAATTTCGAGATCGGTCTCATCGCCATGCTGCCCTACGCCTTCGCGACCGTCGCGATGGTGCTGTGGTCGCGCAACTCCGACCGCACCGGCGAACGGCAGAAGCACTCGGCGCTACCGCTGTTGCTCGGCGCCGGCGCGCTCGCCCTCACCGGCCTGTTCGTGCAGCCGGCCGTTTCGATGACCCTGATCTCGCTCGCGCTCGCCGGCATCTATGCCTTCAAGTCGCCATTCTGGTCATTGCCGGGTCTGTTCCTCAGCCGATCGACCGCGGCGGTCTCGATCGCCGCGATCAACTCGATCGGCAATCTCGGCGGCTTTGCAGGCCCCTACGCGATCGGCGCGATTAAGGACTGGACCGGCAGCACCTATGGCGGCCTGCTGTTCCTGAGCGGCCTGCTGTTCGTCTCCTTCCTGATGACCTGGTTTGCCCGAATGGAAAGCACCGGCGCGACGCGCGCCGAGCCGGCCGAGCAGCATGCCTGA
- a CDS encoding GntR family transcriptional regulator produces the protein MPRPNLASQMTARILDYIRVNDLEADQHLPSQALADALRVSRAPINAALQILEDMNVVRSEPNRGFFLVKSARELPEIADSGAEQEDEWYFAIAEDRLSGKLPDRVSESELMRRYGLSRTRLLKILTEIADEGWIERLPGNGWAFGPLLTSRESYQQGYQLRVALEPQALMLPSFQVDRPAFAAAREKQQWLLDGGYKRASRAEIFAANNDFHEMLMICGGNPFFLDAVKRVNRLRRLVEYRITVDRSRLPQQCREHLNILDLLENGLRQEAADFLRVHISGAGLIKVPRA, from the coding sequence ATGCCCCGCCCCAACCTCGCCTCCCAGATGACCGCGCGGATTCTCGACTACATCCGCGTCAATGATCTCGAAGCCGACCAGCATTTGCCGAGCCAGGCACTGGCGGACGCGCTGCGGGTCTCGCGCGCGCCGATCAACGCCGCCCTGCAGATCCTGGAGGACATGAACGTGGTGCGCTCCGAGCCGAACCGCGGCTTCTTTCTGGTCAAAAGCGCCCGCGAGCTGCCCGAGATTGCGGATAGCGGCGCGGAACAGGAAGACGAATGGTATTTTGCGATCGCCGAGGACCGGCTGTCCGGCAAGCTGCCCGACCGCGTCAGCGAAAGCGAGCTGATGCGCCGCTACGGCCTGTCGCGCACCCGTCTGTTGAAGATCCTCACCGAGATCGCCGATGAAGGCTGGATCGAGCGCCTGCCCGGCAATGGCTGGGCCTTCGGGCCGCTGCTGACCTCGCGCGAGAGCTATCAGCAAGGCTACCAGCTGCGCGTCGCGCTTGAGCCGCAGGCGCTGATGCTGCCGAGCTTTCAGGTCGACCGCCCGGCCTTTGCGGCAGCGCGGGAAAAGCAGCAATGGCTGCTCGACGGCGGTTACAAGCGCGCCTCTCGCGCCGAGATTTTCGCCGCCAACAACGACTTCCACGAGATGCTGATGATCTGCGGCGGCAATCCGTTCTTTCTCGACGCGGTCAAGCGCGTCAACCGGCTGCGACGGCTCGTCGAATATCGCATCACGGTCGATCGCAGCCGCCTGCCCCAGCAATGCCGCGAGCATCTCAACATCCTGGATTTGCTGGAGAACGGGCTGCGCCAGGAGGCCGCCGACTTCCTCCGCGTGCATATCTCCGGGGCTGGGCTGATCAAGGTCCCCCGCGCCTAA
- a CDS encoding lactonase family protein: MPAGSASYVYVGARTTKERNARGDGLNVYRMDNASGAWTHLQLLSDLVNPSFLAFDRTQRFLYAVHGDLSDITAMAIDTASGRLRVISRQSTEGKNPVHLAIDPSNRFVVVANHVTSTLALLPRHEDGSLGAVIDLVKLEGKIGPHRVEQPFAKPHQVEFDPTGAFIIVPDKGLDVVFTYRIDAEKGKLLQVGQPVQAREGAGPRHVAFHPAGRLAYVVNELDSTVTGYHFDAASGSLKPFQVVSAVPDTFTGNSRAAEIAVSADGRYVYASNRGNDSIAIFAIDAASGRLTPATWTLSGGKTPRFFALGVSDRFLFAANEDSDTVTLFTRAQDGHLAATDKVVRVGSPVCILFRESQS, encoded by the coding sequence ATGCCCGCAGGATCGGCCTCGTATGTCTATGTCGGCGCGCGCACTACGAAGGAGCGCAACGCCCGCGGCGACGGCCTCAACGTCTACCGCATGGACAATGCAAGCGGCGCGTGGACCCACCTCCAGCTGCTCAGCGATCTCGTCAATCCGTCGTTTCTGGCCTTCGACCGCACGCAGCGGTTCCTTTATGCGGTGCACGGCGATCTCAGCGACATCACCGCCATGGCGATCGACACTGCAAGCGGCCGGCTTCGGGTGATCAGCCGGCAGAGCACGGAAGGCAAGAATCCCGTGCATCTCGCAATCGACCCCAGCAACCGCTTCGTCGTGGTCGCCAATCATGTCACCTCGACATTGGCGCTGCTGCCGCGCCACGAGGACGGCTCGCTTGGTGCCGTCATCGATCTGGTCAAGCTGGAAGGCAAGATCGGGCCGCACCGGGTCGAGCAGCCCTTTGCAAAACCTCACCAGGTGGAATTCGATCCGACCGGCGCGTTCATCATCGTGCCGGACAAGGGGCTGGACGTCGTCTTCACCTATCGGATCGATGCCGAGAAGGGGAAGCTGCTGCAGGTCGGCCAGCCAGTTCAGGCGCGAGAGGGCGCTGGCCCGCGCCATGTCGCGTTTCATCCCGCAGGCCGGCTGGCCTATGTCGTCAACGAGCTGGATTCGACGGTGACCGGCTATCACTTCGATGCTGCCTCCGGCAGCCTCAAACCGTTCCAAGTGGTCTCAGCCGTGCCCGATACATTCACCGGCAACAGCCGGGCGGCGGAGATCGCGGTGTCGGCCGACGGCCGCTACGTTTATGCCTCGAACCGCGGCAACGATAGCATTGCGATCTTCGCGATTGACGCTGCGAGTGGCCGGCTGACGCCTGCGACGTGGACATTGAGCGGCGGCAAGACGCCGCGCTTCTTCGCGCTCGGGGTGTCCGACAGATTCCTGTTTGCCGCCAACGAAGACAGCGACACGGTGACACTGTTCACGCGCGCACAGGATGGTCACCTCGCGGCGACTGACAAAGTGGTCAGGGTCGGAAGCCCCGTCTGCATCCTTTTCAGAGAGAGCCAGTCGTAG
- a CDS encoding Xaa-Pro peptidase family protein produces the protein MQENIARAGHSRAVPFDAAKLDRLMEAAGLDVLVAISKHNVQYLLGAERAIFFDYMDALGVSRYLPVLVYPKGAPEKAVYVGHRLETHQRTVAPPWVPQVRTESSGSVDAIRRAVSLARDAGVPMRRVGVEMAFLPMDAGRALTEALPGAELMDALLVLERLRAVKSADELAKLKTASELVIASMLAVIAGHGPGTNKQQLSDALRIAEANRGLTFEYCLLACGNSHNRAPSAQRWEQGEVLSLDSGGNYHGYIGDLARMAVLGAPDTELKDCLAEIEAVQRAAFAAVRPGAPGGDIYVAAERQLAQITQRDCTEFLAHGMGLVSHEAPRLTAKGPVPYEDTDARLPLEVGMVVSIETTMKHPKRGFIKLEDTVAVTATGHEIFGEGGRGWNLGGSAL, from the coding sequence ATGCAGGAGAACATCGCCCGCGCCGGCCACTCGCGCGCCGTTCCATTCGATGCCGCCAAGCTCGACCGTCTCATGGAGGCAGCCGGCCTCGACGTGCTGGTCGCGATCTCCAAGCACAATGTGCAGTATCTGCTGGGCGCCGAGCGCGCGATCTTCTTCGATTACATGGATGCGCTCGGCGTCAGCCGCTATTTGCCGGTCCTGGTCTATCCCAAGGGCGCGCCGGAAAAAGCGGTCTATGTCGGTCACCGGCTGGAGACCCACCAGCGTACCGTCGCGCCGCCCTGGGTGCCGCAGGTCCGGACCGAGTCGAGCGGCTCGGTCGACGCGATCAGGCGCGCCGTAAGCCTTGCTCGGGACGCCGGCGTGCCCATGAGACGGGTCGGGGTCGAGATGGCTTTCTTGCCGATGGATGCCGGCCGGGCGCTCACTGAGGCCCTGCCCGGTGCCGAGCTCATGGACGCCCTCCTGGTCCTGGAGCGGCTGCGGGCCGTCAAGTCGGCGGACGAGCTTGCAAAGCTCAAGACCGCGTCCGAACTGGTCATCGCGTCCATGCTGGCGGTGATTGCCGGGCACGGGCCGGGTACGAACAAGCAGCAATTGTCGGATGCCTTGCGCATCGCTGAAGCCAACCGCGGCTTGACCTTTGAATACTGCCTGCTTGCCTGCGGCAACAGCCACAACCGGGCGCCGTCGGCGCAGCGCTGGGAGCAAGGTGAGGTGCTGTCGCTGGACTCAGGCGGCAACTATCACGGCTATATCGGCGACCTCGCGCGAATGGCCGTGCTCGGTGCTCCCGACACCGAGCTGAAGGACTGTCTGGCCGAGATCGAGGCGGTCCAGCGCGCCGCCTTTGCCGCGGTCCGGCCTGGCGCCCCGGGCGGCGACATCTACGTCGCGGCCGAGCGCCAGCTCGCCCAGATCACCCAGCGAGACTGCACCGAGTTTCTCGCCCATGGCATGGGCCTCGTCAGCCACGAGGCCCCTCGCCTGACCGCCAAGGGTCCGGTTCCCTACGAGGACACCGACGCCCGCCTGCCGCTCGAAGTCGGCATGGTGGTGTCGATCGAGACCACGATGAAGCACCCGAAGCGCGGCTTCATCAAGCTCGAGGACACGGTCGCGGTGACGGCGACGGGACATGAGATCTTCGGCGAAGGCGGCCGCGGGTGGAATTTGGGCGGGAGCGCGCTTTAG
- a CDS encoding TRAP transporter substrate-binding protein, whose product MSFSRRTLLKASAATAVLGGLSAPHVARAQSAEFTYKYANNLPDTHPLNVRAKEMAAAIKSETNGKFDLQIFPNNQLGSDTDMLSQIRSGGVEFFTLSGLILSTLVPAASINGIGFAFPDYDTVWKAMDGDLGAHVRGEIKKAGLEVMDKIWDNGFRQTTSSTKPITGPDDLKGFKIRVPVSPLWTSMFKAFDAAPASINFSEVYSALQTKIVEGQENPLAIISTAKLYEVQKYCSLTNHMWDGFWFLANRRAWEKLPQDVRTVVAKNINAAAVKEREDTAKLNANLQQELAAKGLTFNQPAVAPFRDKLRSAGFYAEWKGKYGDQAWDLLEKAVGKLS is encoded by the coding sequence ATGAGCTTTTCCCGACGCACGCTTCTCAAGGCCTCCGCCGCCACCGCGGTCCTGGGCGGCCTCAGTGCGCCCCATGTGGCCCGCGCCCAGAGCGCCGAGTTCACCTACAAATACGCCAACAACCTGCCGGACACCCATCCGCTGAACGTGCGCGCCAAGGAGATGGCGGCGGCGATCAAGAGCGAGACGAACGGCAAGTTCGATCTCCAGATCTTCCCGAACAACCAGCTCGGGTCCGACACCGACATGCTGAGCCAGATCCGCTCCGGCGGCGTCGAGTTCTTCACGCTGTCGGGCCTGATCCTGTCGACCCTGGTGCCGGCCGCGTCCATCAACGGCATCGGCTTCGCGTTCCCGGACTACGACACGGTCTGGAAGGCCATGGACGGCGATCTCGGCGCCCATGTCCGCGGCGAGATCAAGAAGGCCGGGCTCGAGGTCATGGACAAGATCTGGGACAACGGCTTCCGCCAGACCACGTCGTCGACCAAGCCGATCACCGGGCCTGACGACCTCAAGGGCTTCAAGATCCGCGTGCCAGTGTCGCCGCTGTGGACCTCGATGTTCAAGGCGTTCGATGCGGCGCCCGCCTCGATCAATTTCAGTGAGGTCTATTCGGCGCTGCAGACCAAGATCGTCGAGGGCCAGGAGAACCCGCTGGCGATCATCTCGACCGCAAAGCTCTACGAGGTGCAGAAGTACTGCTCGCTGACCAACCACATGTGGGACGGCTTCTGGTTCCTGGCCAACCGCAGAGCCTGGGAAAAGCTCCCACAGGACGTGCGCACCGTCGTCGCCAAGAACATCAACGCGGCTGCGGTAAAGGAGCGCGAGGATACCGCCAAGCTCAATGCCAACCTCCAGCAGGAGCTCGCGGCTAAGGGCCTGACCTTCAACCAGCCGGCGGTGGCGCCGTTCCGCGACAAGCTGCGGTCTGCCGGTTTCTATGCCGAGTGGAAGGGCAAATATGGCGACCAGGCCTGGGATCTGCTGGAAAAAGCCGTGGGCAAGCTGTCGTAA
- a CDS encoding TRAP transporter large permease subunit: MAHADVEVIEVAGEATDRSPRRPSLLASVERVLGLVVEIPAAILVVAEIVILFAGVVARYGLHRPLIWSDELASILFLWLAMLGAAVAFRRSEHMRMTAVVASAGPAMRAYLDLVATCAALAFLVLIVWPSCDYAYEESYITTPALQISNMWRAAALPAGIGLMAVFALLRLLRATDYRMVAAAVLSVAVVIAAFWLAEPFLRPLGNLNLVIFFVGVAGFCVFAGVPIAFGFGLAIFGYLALTTRTPVMVLVGRMDEGMSHLILLSVPLFVFLGLLIEMTGMARAMVAFLASLLGHVRGGLHYVLVGAMYLVSGISGAKAADMAAVAPVLFPEMKQRGAKPGDLVALLAATGAQTETIPPSLVLITIGSVTGVSIAALFTGGLLPGVVLAITLCMLVWWRYRHEDMSHVRRATGSEIGKTFIIALPALALPFVIRYAVVEGVATATEVSTIGIVYGVLVGLLVYRRFDWRRLFPMLVETAALSGAILLIIGTATGMAWGLTQSGFSRSLAAAMTGLPGGAATFIAVSILAFTILGSVLEGIPAIVLFGPLLFPIARAVGVHEVHYAMVIILAMGIGLFAPPFGVGYYAACAIGRVDPAEGIRPIWGYLLALLVGLIIVAIFPWISIGFL; encoded by the coding sequence ATGGCTCATGCCGACGTCGAGGTGATCGAAGTGGCGGGCGAGGCGACTGATCGGTCCCCTCGCCGACCTTCGTTGCTGGCTTCGGTCGAGCGCGTGCTCGGTCTCGTCGTCGAAATCCCGGCGGCGATCCTGGTCGTCGCCGAGATCGTGATCCTGTTTGCCGGCGTGGTCGCACGCTACGGCCTGCACCGGCCGCTGATCTGGTCGGACGAGCTCGCCTCGATCCTGTTCCTGTGGCTGGCGATGCTGGGTGCTGCGGTCGCGTTCCGCCGCTCCGAGCACATGCGCATGACCGCAGTCGTCGCGAGCGCCGGGCCGGCGATGCGGGCCTATCTCGATCTGGTCGCGACCTGCGCGGCGCTGGCGTTTCTGGTTCTGATCGTCTGGCCGTCCTGCGACTATGCCTATGAGGAAAGCTACATCACCACCCCGGCGCTCCAGATCTCCAATATGTGGCGCGCTGCCGCGCTGCCGGCCGGCATCGGCCTGATGGCGGTCTTTGCCTTGCTGCGGCTGCTGCGCGCGACCGATTACCGGATGGTGGCCGCCGCGGTGCTGTCGGTTGCCGTCGTGATCGCCGCCTTCTGGCTGGCGGAGCCGTTCCTGCGGCCGCTCGGCAATCTCAACCTCGTCATCTTCTTCGTCGGCGTTGCCGGCTTCTGCGTCTTTGCCGGTGTTCCCATTGCGTTCGGCTTTGGTCTCGCCATCTTCGGCTATCTGGCGCTGACCACGCGCACGCCGGTCATGGTGCTGGTTGGGCGCATGGACGAGGGCATGAGCCATCTCATCCTGCTCTCGGTGCCGCTGTTCGTGTTCCTGGGCCTCCTGATCGAGATGACCGGCATGGCGCGGGCCATGGTGGCGTTCCTGGCGAGCCTGCTCGGCCATGTCCGCGGCGGGCTGCATTACGTCCTGGTCGGCGCCATGTACCTGGTGTCCGGCATCTCCGGTGCCAAAGCCGCCGACATGGCGGCGGTCGCGCCCGTGCTGTTTCCGGAGATGAAACAGCGCGGCGCCAAGCCCGGCGACCTCGTCGCGCTTCTCGCGGCGACCGGTGCCCAGACCGAGACCATCCCGCCGAGCCTCGTGCTGATCACGATCGGCTCGGTCACGGGCGTGTCGATCGCGGCGCTCTTCACTGGCGGCCTGCTGCCCGGCGTCGTGCTGGCGATCACGCTCTGCATGCTGGTGTGGTGGCGTTACCGCCACGAGGACATGAGCCACGTCCGCCGCGCCACGGGTAGCGAGATCGGCAAGACCTTCATCATTGCCCTGCCCGCGCTCGCACTGCCCTTCGTGATCCGCTACGCCGTGGTCGAGGGCGTCGCGACAGCGACCGAGGTCTCCACCATCGGCATCGTTTATGGCGTCCTGGTCGGCCTCCTCGTCTACCGCCGCTTCGACTGGCGGCGGCTGTTTCCGATGCTGGTCGAGACCGCGGCGCTGTCGGGTGCGATCCTGCTGATCATCGGCACCGCGACCGGCATGGCCTGGGGCCTGACGCAATCGGGCTTCTCGCGTTCCCTGGCGGCGGCCATGACGGGATTGCCCGGGGGTGCGGCGACCTTCATCGCGGTCTCGATCCTGGCCTTCACCATTCTCGGCAGCGTGCTGGAGGGCATCCCGGCGATCGTGCTGTTCGGGCCGCTGCTGTTCCCGATCGCGCGTGCCGTCGGCGTGCATGAGGTGCACTATGCGATGGTGATCATCCTCGCCATGGGTATCGGGCTATTCGCCCCGCCCTTCGGCGTCGGCTATTATGCCGCCTGCGCCATCGGACGCGTCGATCCGGCTGAAGGTATCAGGCCGATCTGGGGCTATCTGCTGGCGCTGCTGGTGGGATTGATCATCGTTGCGATCTTCCCCTGGATCTCGATCGGATTCCTTTGA